A single genomic interval of Halomonas sp. GT harbors:
- the nfuA gene encoding Fe-S biogenesis protein NfuA — protein sequence MTATIETDTQGIDITDSAQEYLAELLEKQNVEGIAVRIFITQPGTPYAETCLAYCRPGEEEPTDVKLELEKINVFLDKNSLAFLDEAVVDFNADRMGGQLTIKAPNAKMPKVNADSPLEDRINYTLYSEINPGLAAHGGEIKLVELTEDKVAILAFGGGCQGCAAVDLTLKDGVEKTLMERIPELAGIRDVTDHTDTTNAYYR from the coding sequence ATGACCGCGACTATCGAAACTGATACCCAAGGTATTGATATTACTGACAGTGCTCAGGAATATCTTGCTGAACTGTTGGAAAAGCAGAATGTTGAAGGCATTGCTGTGCGTATTTTTATCACCCAACCCGGCACGCCTTACGCGGAAACATGTTTAGCCTATTGCCGTCCAGGTGAAGAAGAACCCACTGACGTTAAGCTTGAGCTTGAAAAAATTAACGTATTTCTCGATAAAAACAGTTTGGCGTTTTTAGACGAGGCGGTTGTTGATTTTAACGCGGATCGTATGGGCGGCCAGTTAACCATCAAGGCTCCTAACGCGAAAATGCCTAAAGTTAACGCGGACAGCCCGCTGGAAGACCGCATCAACTACACGCTTTACAGTGAGATTAACCCAGGGCTGGCGGCCCACGGTGGTGAAATCAAGCTGGTAGAGCTGACCGAAGATAAGGTAGCGATCCTTGCTTTTGGTGGCGGCTGCCAAGGGTGTGCAGCGGTAGATTTAACGCTTAAAGATGGCGTTGAGAAAACGCTGATGGAGCGGATTCCTGAGTTAGCGGGTATCCGTGACGTGACCGATCACACGGATACAACGAACGCTTACTACCGCTAA
- a CDS encoding DNA-binding protein translates to MARSGIQYSDVQQAIDTLLARGDTPSVQRIREVLGTGSFTTISEHFRSWRIEREQNRDVPPPKGVPEVIVNVATELWREAQEVANQALVHYREDANRQVESAQQEAAEALQQTANAEQRESALAEHLRHTEQRLETLNRELAASQASEHQRQQQAEQANQDAKRYQQLLTQSEHDVASQKERFTEELQQRQAVWEQRLVQEEQRNEAAEGKLMALLDTLRQERAQEEKALQKRLLQFEQRSDSLAKELQLKKEALQHYELDNSSLQQRIDELERNNMSLKEQHASLQEELVKAHQALEQQHQAALKDENWQQQLWQRMEALQAQLTALPETLSSQEKEDSSPSE, encoded by the coding sequence ATGGCTCGCAGCGGGATTCAATACAGTGATGTTCAGCAAGCAATCGATACCCTGCTCGCTCGCGGCGACACTCCTAGCGTGCAACGTATTCGGGAAGTACTGGGAACGGGCAGCTTCACAACGATCAGCGAGCATTTCCGTAGCTGGCGTATTGAACGAGAGCAAAATCGCGATGTTCCACCACCCAAGGGCGTACCAGAAGTCATCGTTAACGTCGCAACCGAGCTATGGCGCGAGGCGCAAGAGGTCGCCAATCAAGCGCTCGTCCACTATCGTGAAGATGCTAATCGGCAGGTAGAGAGTGCTCAGCAGGAAGCCGCCGAAGCACTTCAGCAGACAGCGAATGCGGAACAACGAGAAAGCGCCCTTGCAGAACATTTGCGGCATACAGAACAACGCCTGGAAACACTGAACCGCGAGCTGGCTGCCAGCCAAGCGAGCGAGCATCAGCGGCAGCAACAGGCAGAGCAAGCCAACCAAGATGCTAAGCGATACCAGCAGTTGCTTACCCAGTCTGAGCATGATGTAGCTTCGCAGAAAGAGCGTTTTACTGAAGAGCTGCAACAACGCCAAGCCGTTTGGGAACAGCGCCTTGTTCAGGAAGAACAGCGTAACGAAGCAGCAGAAGGAAAACTGATGGCGTTGCTAGACACGCTAAGACAAGAGCGTGCCCAAGAAGAGAAAGCACTACAAAAACGCCTGCTTCAGTTCGAGCAGCGCTCAGACAGCTTGGCGAAAGAGCTTCAGCTCAAAAAAGAGGCGCTGCAGCACTACGAATTAGACAACAGCAGCTTGCAACAGCGAATTGACGAGCTTGAGCGCAACAATATGTCGCTTAAAGAGCAACACGCTAGCCTACAAGAGGAGCTTGTTAAGGCCCACCAAGCACTAGAACAGCAGCACCAAGCGGCGCTCAAGGATGAAAACTGGCAGCAACAGCTTTGGCAGCGAATGGAAGCCCTTCAGGCGCAGTTAACAGCTCTGCCCGAAACGCTTTCCTCGCAAGAAAAAGAAGACTCATCACCTAGCGAATGA
- a CDS encoding tyrosine-type recombinase/integrase, producing MSREVAKQQEPASKGLERDSWPDLLPRLYEPAALEIGVQLIDAQNDVEAVAAWLREYQYSPQTLKSYRREAERLLLWLSSHNTTLCDMNREMLRQYEAFLADPQPAEQWVGASKPRHHNQWRPFRGGLSPASRRQSLIILQGLFSWLVEAGWVRHNPFVLMRDKARRLNNQAQTIERYFERELWAWFWQWLNAPAGHASERKAYEQARRRFIFSFAYLLAPRISEMADARMDDFQESEGRWWWVVVGKGSKFARIPVPSDMLECVLEWREALGLAGLPSYHEPDPLIRALDKRRGISDNQLYRLIKGVFSEAADALEAQNGKPAYVSALRRATPHWLRHTSITHQAQAGVSLRYLAESARHSKLDTTSRYLHTEDNEWHQEQQRHRLKTAPK from the coding sequence ATGTCTAGAGAGGTAGCGAAACAGCAAGAGCCAGCAAGCAAAGGCCTAGAAAGAGATAGCTGGCCTGATTTGCTGCCTAGGCTTTATGAACCTGCCGCCCTGGAAATTGGCGTACAGTTAATTGATGCTCAAAACGACGTTGAAGCTGTAGCTGCTTGGCTCAGGGAGTATCAATACAGCCCTCAAACGCTGAAAAGTTACCGCCGAGAGGCGGAGCGCCTGCTGCTTTGGTTATCCAGCCACAACACGACTTTGTGTGATATGAATCGTGAAATGTTGCGCCAATACGAGGCTTTTCTGGCAGATCCTCAGCCAGCTGAGCAGTGGGTGGGGGCAAGTAAGCCTCGACATCATAATCAATGGCGACCTTTTCGTGGTGGTCTTTCGCCGGCAAGCCGACGGCAAAGCCTGATTATTCTGCAGGGCTTGTTTAGCTGGCTAGTGGAAGCAGGGTGGGTGCGCCATAACCCTTTTGTACTGATGCGCGACAAGGCAAGGCGGTTGAATAACCAAGCTCAAACCATTGAACGCTATTTCGAGCGAGAGCTTTGGGCATGGTTTTGGCAATGGCTGAATGCGCCAGCCGGGCATGCTAGTGAGCGAAAAGCGTATGAGCAAGCGCGGCGACGATTTATATTCAGCTTCGCTTATCTGTTAGCGCCTCGTATTAGTGAAATGGCTGACGCTCGGATGGATGACTTTCAGGAAAGCGAGGGGCGATGGTGGTGGGTGGTGGTCGGTAAGGGGAGTAAGTTTGCACGTATTCCGGTGCCCAGCGATATGCTTGAGTGTGTGCTCGAATGGCGGGAAGCGCTTGGATTAGCAGGCCTGCCCAGTTATCACGAACCCGACCCTCTTATTCGTGCGTTAGATAAACGTCGTGGGATTAGCGACAACCAACTTTATCGGTTGATTAAAGGCGTATTTAGCGAAGCGGCTGATGCGTTAGAAGCGCAAAATGGCAAGCCTGCGTATGTGAGTGCGCTGCGTCGTGCAACTCCTCACTGGTTGAGGCATACGTCGATTACACATCAAGCGCAAGCAGGGGTAAGCCTTCGCTATTTAGCCGAAAGTGCCCGTCATTCGAAATTGGACACGACGAGCCGCTATTTACACACCGAAGATAATGAATGGCACCAAGAGCAGCAGCGTCACCGCTTGAAAACGGCCCCAAAATAG
- a CDS encoding SufE family protein: MATSGAELAQQELVEEFEIFDNWMDRYQYIIDMGKQLPDFPEEQRTEEFKIQGCQSNVWMCHEEQGDRLIFKATSDAAIVSGLIALLLRIYSDRTPDEISQTEPHFLKDLGLDKHLSPTRSNGLHAMLERIYQVAKQS, encoded by the coding sequence ATGGCAACTTCCGGCGCTGAGCTGGCCCAGCAAGAGCTGGTCGAAGAGTTTGAAATATTTGATAACTGGATGGATCGTTATCAATACATCATCGATATGGGGAAGCAGCTGCCTGACTTTCCGGAGGAGCAGCGAACAGAAGAGTTTAAGATTCAGGGCTGCCAATCTAACGTATGGATGTGTCACGAAGAGCAGGGCGACAGGCTTATCTTCAAAGCAACATCGGATGCGGCCATCGTTTCAGGACTGATTGCGTTGCTGCTTAGAATCTATAGCGATCGCACACCTGATGAAATTAGCCAAACCGAACCTCACTTCTTGAAAGATTTAGGTTTGGATAAGCACTTATCACCTACTCGCAGTAACGGCTTGCATGCCATGTTGGAGCGCATTTACCAAGTGGCAAAACAGTCTTAA
- the yidD gene encoding membrane protein insertion efficiency factor YidD, translating to MIGCIKVYQYTISPLLGPRCRFWPSCSSYTVEAIQVHGPFKGGWMAIKRIIRCHPGSAGGIDPVPGGRSEQLCREDPDLTAPPHSNCDHHH from the coding sequence ATGATTGGCTGTATCAAGGTCTATCAATACACAATCAGCCCTCTTCTAGGGCCGCGCTGTCGATTTTGGCCCAGCTGCTCGTCCTATACCGTTGAAGCCATTCAAGTGCATGGCCCTTTCAAAGGCGGCTGGATGGCGATAAAGCGCATTATAAGATGCCACCCAGGCAGCGCCGGCGGTATCGATCCCGTACCTGGTGGCCGAAGCGAGCAGCTGTGTCGTGAAGACCCCGACTTAACTGCGCCGCCTCATTCAAACTGCGACCATCATCACTGA
- the hisI gene encoding phosphoribosyl-AMP cyclohydrolase, which yields MSRFDQLAPRDLFKALESASPSDTLPGTETLLDAVRFNEQGLLPAIAQQFDSGEVLMMAWMNREALEETLATQRVCYYSRSRKKLWRKGETSGQQQQLKSAALDCDGDTLLLQVDQTGPACHTGRRSCFYLSVNEERAAITSEPLIDPAALYGKK from the coding sequence ATGTCACGTTTTGACCAATTAGCCCCACGCGACCTATTCAAAGCCTTAGAGTCTGCCAGCCCTTCCGACACGTTGCCCGGGACGGAAACCCTTCTTGATGCAGTACGCTTCAACGAACAAGGCTTGCTGCCTGCCATTGCTCAGCAGTTTGATTCGGGCGAAGTGTTAATGATGGCATGGATGAACCGCGAGGCACTCGAAGAAACGCTAGCAACGCAGCGTGTTTGCTACTATTCACGCTCGCGTAAAAAGCTCTGGCGTAAAGGTGAAACCTCGGGTCAACAACAGCAGCTGAAATCTGCGGCTCTCGACTGCGATGGTGACACGCTATTACTTCAAGTCGATCAAACTGGACCCGCTTGCCACACCGGTCGACGCAGCTGTTTTTACTTATCGGTAAATGAGGAACGTGCGGCGATTACCAGCGAGCCGCTTATCGATCCAGCGGCACTTTACGGCAAGAAATAG
- a CDS encoding transcriptional repressor, with translation MTEANTLLQQAESQCHTRGVRFTPIRRRVLELIAENGGGLKAYDLLDQLSTEHAAARPPTVYRALDFLIEQGLVHRIESQNAYVACACPEHAHGFQLLICRHCGYVEELHLDEISAQLAELAKRQGFNVERQTIELQGLCQNCRSASNE, from the coding sequence ATGACAGAAGCTAATACGCTATTACAACAAGCGGAATCCCAGTGCCATACCCGAGGCGTGAGATTTACTCCTATTCGCCGCCGAGTATTGGAACTAATTGCTGAGAATGGTGGCGGCCTAAAAGCGTATGACTTGTTAGACCAACTATCCACTGAGCATGCCGCAGCAAGACCTCCCACGGTTTACCGTGCTCTAGACTTTCTTATCGAGCAAGGTCTCGTCCATCGTATAGAGTCACAAAATGCTTACGTTGCCTGTGCTTGTCCCGAGCATGCCCATGGCTTTCAGCTGTTGATTTGTCGTCACTGTGGCTACGTTGAAGAGCTTCACTTAGATGAAATAAGCGCCCAATTGGCTGAATTAGCCAAACGCCAAGGGTTTAACGTCGAGCGCCAAACAATAGAACTTCAAGGCTTGTGCCAAAATTGTCGATCTGCGAGTAATGAGTAA
- a CDS encoding alpha-L-glutamate ligase-like protein, with the protein MSWLKNWTWPTRLRDKGIIGMNRRNIRYIGRYNSRRLYPLVDDKLKTKLLAQRFGITTPELIGTVTTQFGVKHIDEMLSGHSGFVIKPAKGSGGKGILVIEKVQDGVFIKPSGVSLSIEDIERHVSNILSGLYSLGGSPDVAVIETLINFDESLMAYTYEGVPDIRVIVFKGYPVMAMMRLSTAASDGKANLHQGAVGVGLNIATGAALRGVQFDRPCFSHPDTGHDLASLVVPQWDTLLHLAAGCYEMTGLGYLGTDMVLDRQHGPMLLELNARPGLAIQMTNGEGLRRRLDLIEQQPDGVPVAERVAFAQHHFARQSELVETPDTSSATA; encoded by the coding sequence ATGAGCTGGCTAAAGAACTGGACGTGGCCGACTCGTCTTAGGGACAAAGGAATTATCGGCATGAATCGGCGGAATATTCGCTACATTGGCCGCTATAATTCCCGACGCCTATACCCGCTTGTTGACGATAAGCTGAAAACCAAGCTTCTTGCGCAACGTTTTGGCATTACAACGCCTGAGCTCATTGGTACGGTAACGACTCAGTTTGGTGTCAAACATATCGATGAGATGCTGAGTGGCCATTCCGGCTTTGTGATCAAGCCAGCCAAGGGCAGTGGCGGAAAAGGCATACTTGTTATTGAAAAGGTACAAGATGGTGTCTTTATTAAGCCAAGCGGTGTCAGCTTATCGATTGAAGATATTGAGCGCCATGTTTCGAACATACTTTCTGGTCTCTATTCGTTAGGCGGCTCACCGGATGTCGCCGTCATCGAAACGCTGATCAATTTCGATGAAAGCCTGATGGCTTATACCTATGAGGGCGTACCGGACATTCGAGTCATCGTGTTTAAAGGGTATCCTGTCATGGCTATGATGCGGCTCTCTACCGCGGCATCAGATGGAAAAGCTAATCTTCATCAGGGGGCTGTTGGTGTCGGGTTGAACATTGCCACAGGCGCGGCTCTGCGCGGGGTGCAGTTCGACCGCCCTTGCTTTAGCCACCCTGATACAGGACACGACTTGGCGAGCCTAGTCGTCCCACAGTGGGATACTTTGCTCCATCTGGCCGCAGGCTGCTATGAGATGACCGGGCTTGGTTATCTTGGCACCGATATGGTATTAGATCGACAGCATGGCCCCATGCTCCTTGAGCTTAATGCGCGCCCTGGGCTTGCTATACAAATGACGAACGGAGAAGGACTTCGTCGCCGGCTTGACCTAATCGAACAACAGCCTGACGGTGTTCCCGTTGCTGAGCGAGTAGCGTTTGCACAGCACCACTTTGCCCGCCAAAGCGAACTCGTAGAAACGCCTGACACTTCTTCGGCGACGGCGTAG
- a CDS encoding inactive transglutaminase family protein yields the protein MSRLPFYLIVGLLLLVGIAASVHRHVQFEIPWLPGEQRQVWEIEAVINFNAQDGPVQVDLALPSHQAGYRVLTENTASSGYGLAYKADELGRQAEWTIRNAAGSQQLYYSVQMLVSPDARSPVQTPPELSSPPPWESPYDTAASQLIDRAWARSANNATFARELILDINGERQGENARLLLTQEQPSPLIVRLLNQAGVHAREVSGLLMEDGRRRQTLSSWIQVFDESAETWALFNPATGEQGKPDNLLLWETGGRAVLEVQGGTNSRVTFSMLTHYQPASAAVRNHYSDDTLLNFSIHSLPLEEQALFQTILLIPIGALVVVFLRVLVGVKTSGTFMPVLIALAFIQTTLLTGLIGFLLIVAMGLIIRNYLSYLNLLLVARVSAVIITVIAIISIFTVIAYRMGLSAGLTVTFFPMIILAWTIERMSILWEEEGPKQVLIQGGGSLLTAVLAFLAMNNPWVRHITFNFLGVQFILMALILLLGNYTGYRLLELRRFKPITDEEKSS from the coding sequence ATGTCACGGTTGCCATTTTATTTAATCGTTGGATTACTGCTGCTGGTTGGCATTGCCGCCAGTGTGCATCGACATGTTCAGTTCGAAATCCCCTGGCTACCCGGTGAACAGCGCCAGGTGTGGGAAATCGAAGCGGTTATCAACTTTAATGCCCAAGACGGCCCTGTGCAGGTTGATTTAGCGCTACCTTCTCATCAGGCCGGCTATCGAGTTTTGACTGAAAACACGGCATCTTCTGGCTATGGGCTTGCCTACAAAGCAGATGAACTAGGTCGTCAGGCTGAGTGGACTATCCGCAATGCAGCTGGTAGTCAGCAGCTTTATTATTCTGTGCAGATGCTTGTTTCGCCGGATGCACGTTCCCCGGTACAAACGCCTCCAGAATTATCGTCCCCCCCTCCCTGGGAAAGCCCCTACGACACAGCCGCTAGTCAATTAATTGATCGTGCCTGGGCACGAAGCGCCAATAACGCTACCTTTGCAAGAGAATTGATTTTAGATATTAATGGCGAACGCCAAGGGGAAAATGCGCGTCTACTCCTAACTCAAGAACAACCATCGCCACTGATTGTGCGCTTGTTGAATCAAGCGGGTGTTCATGCAAGGGAAGTAAGCGGTCTGTTGATGGAAGATGGTCGTCGTCGACAAACTCTAAGCAGTTGGATTCAAGTGTTCGATGAATCTGCTGAAACATGGGCACTATTTAATCCTGCGACCGGCGAACAAGGAAAGCCCGATAACCTTCTGCTCTGGGAAACAGGCGGTCGCGCAGTCCTAGAGGTTCAGGGCGGCACCAACTCACGGGTAACCTTTTCTATGTTGACGCATTATCAGCCTGCGTCTGCGGCGGTTCGTAATCATTATTCTGACGACACGCTACTGAACTTCTCTATCCATAGCCTTCCTCTGGAAGAGCAGGCTCTTTTCCAAACGATTCTGCTGATTCCCATTGGTGCACTGGTAGTAGTGTTCTTGCGCGTACTGGTTGGGGTGAAAACGTCGGGCACGTTTATGCCGGTGCTTATTGCATTAGCATTTATTCAAACTACCCTGCTAACGGGCTTAATTGGCTTCCTGTTGATTGTGGCCATGGGCCTGATCATCCGGAATTATCTTTCTTACCTCAATTTATTGCTGGTAGCGAGGGTTTCGGCGGTCATCATCACCGTCATAGCAATCATCTCAATTTTCACTGTCATTGCTTATCGCATGGGGCTAAGCGCCGGGTTAACCGTGACGTTTTTCCCGATGATTATCCTGGCATGGACGATTGAGCGGATGTCGATCCTTTGGGAGGAGGAAGGACCAAAGCAGGTATTGATTCAAGGCGGGGGCAGCCTCTTAACTGCTGTATTAGCATTCCTTGCTATGAATAATCCCTGGGTTCGCCACATTACTTTCAACTTCCTTGGCGTTCAGTTCATTCTAATGGCGCTTATCTTGTTGCTTGGTAATTACACGGGCTACCGTTTATTGGAGCTACGCCGCTTTAAGCCAATTACCGATGAAGAGAAATCCTCATGA
- a CDS encoding ATP-dependent zinc protease family protein, with protein MRSGVLCLMAGLSLSFAGCAVTPPETNEPPPLSEASFNTRILELETSLAQQCASASSLQEQQLRQQQVLTADVREVGSLLRYLRQDVAGIQARGEEPVIVREECDVETTQDNKTLLGRSEWIGLPSVGTYLKARVDSGANTSSLSASEITRFERDGENWVRFKLALNDDDVVVDRVRDEWIEAPIVRRVRIVQASGEESRPVISLLMTLGPIRENVEFTLNNRTHLDYPVLLGRRFMMDIATIDVAQTYLYERPEFPGGEPADQAAEDEAADQDDTEE; from the coding sequence ATGCGCTCAGGTGTATTGTGTCTAATGGCTGGTTTGTCGCTTTCGTTTGCAGGCTGTGCTGTAACACCGCCAGAAACGAATGAACCACCGCCATTAAGCGAAGCGTCATTTAACACCCGCATCCTTGAACTTGAAACCTCTCTTGCCCAGCAGTGTGCATCAGCGTCTTCACTACAAGAGCAGCAGCTTAGGCAGCAGCAAGTACTGACGGCTGATGTTCGCGAAGTCGGCAGCCTGTTGCGCTATTTACGTCAAGATGTGGCTGGTATTCAAGCACGCGGTGAAGAGCCCGTTATTGTTCGTGAAGAGTGTGATGTTGAGACCACTCAAGACAACAAAACACTGCTAGGCCGTAGCGAGTGGATTGGTTTGCCCAGTGTTGGCACTTACCTGAAGGCGCGCGTGGATTCAGGAGCCAACACGTCATCATTATCAGCATCCGAAATTACCCGCTTTGAACGTGATGGCGAAAACTGGGTACGCTTTAAATTGGCACTAAATGACGATGACGTGGTCGTAGACCGCGTGCGTGACGAATGGATCGAAGCGCCAATTGTACGTAGAGTGCGTATTGTTCAGGCATCTGGTGAAGAGTCTCGCCCAGTGATCTCGCTTTTAATGACCTTAGGCCCAATCCGCGAAAACGTTGAGTTCACGCTTAATAACCGCACCCATCTGGACTATCCAGTGCTATTAGGACGACGGTTCATGATGGATATTGCCACCATTGACGTTGCTCAAACCTATCTTTACGAACGCCCAGAATTTCCTGGTGGTGAACCCGCCGATCAAGCCGCTGAAGATGAAGCAGCAGATCAAGACGATACTGAAGAGTAA
- a CDS encoding DUF3833 domain-containing protein, translating to MIRKLIIATTLFVLAGCANVEVEDYASTTPRLDIAEYFTGNTRAWGMVQDYSGEVQRRFTVDITGTYDGNKLTLDEAFLFADGETDRRVWEFERVDDHHWVGTANDVEGQVNARQYGYAFHMRYPLDIEVSGRTIRFSMDDWMYLQPDGRLINRTAMKKFGFTLGEITLVFEQVNS from the coding sequence ATGATACGCAAACTTATAATTGCCACTACCCTATTTGTGCTTGCTGGCTGTGCCAATGTCGAGGTTGAAGATTATGCCAGCACAACTCCTCGCTTAGATATTGCTGAGTACTTCACTGGCAACACCCGAGCTTGGGGTATGGTGCAAGACTACTCTGGTGAAGTACAGCGCCGTTTCACAGTCGACATTACGGGAACATATGACGGCAACAAGCTGACGCTTGATGAAGCTTTTTTGTTTGCTGATGGTGAAACGGATCGTCGGGTGTGGGAGTTTGAGCGCGTAGACGATCATCACTGGGTTGGCACTGCGAATGATGTTGAAGGCCAAGTAAATGCGCGTCAGTATGGTTACGCCTTCCATATGCGCTACCCGCTTGATATCGAGGTTAGCGGCCGCACTATCCGTTTCTCAATGGATGATTGGATGTATCTGCAGCCCGATGGGCGTTTGATAAACCGCACAGCAATGAAGAAATTTGGCTTTACCTTAGGAGAAATCACCTTGGTTTTCGAGCAAGTCAATTCGTGA
- a CDS encoding ectoine synthase: MIVRNLEEARKTDRLVTAENGNWDSTRLVLANDNAGFSFHITRIFPGTETHIHYKNHYEAVFCYEGEGEVETLADGKIWPIKAGDIYLLDQHDEHLLRGKEKGMTVACVFTPAITGNEVHQEDGSYAAPAGE; this comes from the coding sequence ATGATCGTTCGTAATCTTGAAGAAGCACGTAAAACAGATCGTCTTGTCACTGCCGAAAATGGCAACTGGGACAGTACGCGTCTTGTTTTAGCCAACGATAATGCCGGTTTCTCATTTCATATTACCCGTATTTTCCCAGGCACTGAGACTCACATTCATTACAAGAATCATTATGAAGCTGTGTTTTGCTATGAAGGAGAAGGCGAGGTAGAAACCCTAGCCGATGGCAAAATCTGGCCGATCAAAGCAGGCGATATTTACCTGTTAGATCAGCACGACGAACACCTGTTACGCGGTAAAGAAAAAGGTATGACCGTCGCATGCGTCTTCACTCCAGCAATCACTGGTAATGAAGTACACCAGGAAGACGGGTCATACGCTGCACCTGCTGGTGAGTAA
- the ectB gene encoding diaminobutyrate--2-oxoglutarate transaminase has translation MQTQTLERMESNVRTYSRSFPVVFTKAQNARLTDENGREYIDFLAGAGTLNYGHNNPHLKQAMIDYLSTDGIVHGLDMWTAAKRDYLETLEEVIFKPRGLDYKVHLPGPTGTNAVEAAIRLARVAKGRHNIVTFTNGFHGVTMGALATTGNRKFREATGGIPTQGASFLPFDGYMGEHADTLDYFEKLLNDKSGGLDIPAGVIVETVQGEGGINVAGLEWLKRLESICHAHDILLIIDDIQAGCGRTGKFFSFEHAGITPDIITNSKSLSGFGLPFAHVLMRPELDKWKPGQYNGTFRGFSLAMVTATAALKKYWSNDVFERDVQRKARIVEERFQKLAALLSENGMPATERGRGLMRGIDVVSGDIADKITSKAFEHGLIIETSGQDGEVVKCLCPLTISDEDLLEALDILEASVNAVIQA, from the coding sequence ATGCAGACCCAGACGCTTGAACGCATGGAATCTAACGTACGTACTTATTCGCGCTCATTCCCCGTTGTGTTTACGAAAGCCCAAAATGCTCGTTTAACGGACGAGAATGGTCGTGAGTACATTGACTTCCTAGCCGGTGCCGGCACTCTTAATTATGGCCATAACAATCCACATCTCAAACAAGCAATGATCGACTATCTATCGACAGATGGCATCGTTCATGGCCTGGATATGTGGACAGCTGCAAAGCGCGATTACTTGGAAACCCTTGAAGAGGTTATCTTCAAACCCCGAGGCTTAGACTACAAAGTACACTTGCCTGGTCCGACAGGAACTAATGCAGTAGAAGCGGCCATCCGTTTGGCCCGTGTTGCTAAAGGTCGCCATAACATTGTGACCTTCACCAACGGCTTCCACGGCGTCACTATGGGGGCATTGGCAACCACGGGTAACCGCAAATTCCGCGAGGCGACTGGTGGTATTCCTACACAGGGCGCAAGCTTTTTACCCTTTGATGGTTATATGGGAGAGCATGCGGACACGCTGGATTACTTCGAGAAATTACTTAACGACAAATCTGGCGGCCTCGATATTCCGGCGGGTGTTATTGTCGAAACCGTGCAAGGCGAGGGCGGTATTAACGTGGCAGGCCTGGAATGGCTCAAGCGTTTAGAGAGCATCTGTCACGCCCATGATATTTTGTTGATTATTGACGACATCCAAGCTGGCTGTGGCCGCACGGGCAAGTTCTTTAGCTTTGAACACGCGGGCATCACGCCTGATATCATAACTAACTCAAAATCACTCTCTGGATTCGGGCTGCCCTTTGCCCATGTATTGATGCGCCCAGAGCTTGATAAATGGAAGCCTGGACAGTACAACGGTACGTTCCGTGGCTTCAGTCTGGCAATGGTAACCGCTACGGCTGCACTTAAAAAATATTGGTCAAATGATGTTTTTGAGCGTGATGTTCAGCGCAAAGCGCGTATTGTGGAAGAGCGTTTCCAAAAGCTGGCGGCCTTACTCAGTGAGAACGGCATGCCTGCCACTGAACGCGGGCGTGGCCTAATGCGTGGTATTGATGTTGTCTCTGGTGATATTGCTGACAAGATCACCAGCAAAGCGTTCGAGCACGGCCTTATTATCGAGACCAGTGGCCAAGACGGTGAAGTAGTCAAGTGCCTATGCCCGCTGACCATCAGTGATGAGGACTTGCTGGAAGCGTTGGATATTCTAGAAGCCTCGGTCAATGCTGTTATCCAAGCGTGA